The following proteins come from a genomic window of Alnus glutinosa chromosome 10, dhAlnGlut1.1, whole genome shotgun sequence:
- the LOC133880407 gene encoding uncharacterized protein LOC133880407 gives MTTLSLTKRVEAFAPYLRSAAQHLRWARTEAGPSSGRRRRRTMSPSLAKKGEEKSEWWIVDGEMHEIGDHVPPRERFVIPRDNIPNKRRKQLREQFMRRTRLVLKESEHEPWCKKYMELYNELRENWERLYWDEGYSKRLALDHANYDSAEDDDQDFSPHRSRRSAAEPMKDQGFNRNMQGGTREMVSRIRDKFEYDREKRMRDKAFAPMNGGRNAYDEHDDSNSWKQPLDAERYFSQSESD, from the exons ATGACCACGCTCTCCCTCACCAAACGAGTGGAGGCCTTCGCTCCATACCTACGCTCCGCGGCCCAGCATCTCCGGTGGGCCAGGACCGAGGCGGGCCCATCTTCagggcggcggcggcggcggacCATGTCGCCGTCCCTGGCGAAGAAGGGGGAGGAGAAGTCGGAGTGGTGGATAGTGGACGGCGAGATGCACGAGATCGGGGATCACGTGCCTCCACGCGAGCGGTTCGTGATACCCAGGGACAACATCCCTAACAAGCGCCGCAAGCAGCTGCGCGAGCAGTTCATGCGCCGCACTCGCCTCGTCCTCAAGGAATCG GAGCACGAGCCTTGGTGCAAGAAGTACATGGAATTGTATAATGAGCTTAGAGAAAACTGGGAGAGGCTGTACTGGGATGAAGGCTACTCAAAGAGACTCGCGCTAGATCATGCCAACTACGACTCTGCTGAAGATGATGACCAGGATTTTTCCCCACACAG GAGCAGGCGATCTGCTGCTGAGCCAATGAAG GACCAGGGTTTCAATAGGAACATGCAAGGTGGTACCCGGGAAATGGTCAGCCGAATTCGGGATAAGTTTGAATATGACAGAGAGAAAAGAATGAGAGATAAAG CATTTGCACCGATGAATGGAGGAAGAAATGCTTATGACGAACACGATGATTCAAACTCCTGGAAGCAGCCACTTGATGCTGAGAGATATTTCTCCCAAAGTGAAAGTGACTAA